The DNA window CTGGCGCAGCATTCCGGCGACAAGCCCGGCATGCACGGCGCCTTCGACATAGCCGATGGTGAGACGACCGACGGCGCCGCTGGCCAGGTTGCGGCCAAACTCCTCCAAACGCCGCGCATTGGACAGCAGCGCGCGGGCCTCGGTGAGGAAGGCCCGCCCCTCGGCGTTAAGATGGACCCGCTGTTTTGCCCGCTCGAACAGAGCGACGCCGAGCTGCTCCTCGAGCTGCATGATCTGCCGGCTGAGCGGCGATTGCGAAATATGCAGCATTTCGGCGGCGCGCCCGACATTGCCGGTCTCAGCGACGGTGACGAAATAGCGGAGCTGGCGCAGGTCGAACATTTTTCCTCCGAAGCTTCAAGTCCTGCCAGGTCTCAACTTTAGCCTAACCAGTCTTGGACAGTCTGACCAGCGGAAGCGATAGTCGGCCATCCCAACCAAGGAGACCGCCATGCAGTTCTTAGCCCTTCTCACCCGCAACACCGCTGCGTTCACCGATGCCGATTTCGCCCCGCTTCTGCCCGGCGAAGCCGAACAGCGGCGCACGCTTTACGCCGAGGGCGCGGTGCGCCAGGTCTGGAACCGCGGCGACATCCCGGGCAGCGGCATGATGTTCGAGGCAGCCGATGATGCAGAGGTTCGCGGCCATCTCGCCACCTTGCCGCTGGTCAAGGCCGGCATGATGGACATTGCCGCAATCGTGCCGCTCAAGCCCTACCCCGGCTTCGGCCCGAAGCACTGACGGGGCGCAATCCGGTGGTGGCGAAGGCGCCACCACCGGATTGACGTGGTCATCGACAGACTGTGATCTTCTGTCAAGAAATCGTCACACGAAACCGGGTTCGCTCGTGCTAGGAATTACGGTCAGGCGGCCGCTATGCGGCGCCATGTTCGAAACCTGCATCTGGCACCGCGCCCATGGATATCGCTCTCGCCCCGGAAGGCACCGACCTGTCGCCTTACCTGCCCGACGAGCACGGACTGTTCTTCATCTACCATTTCACGGCCGATGGCCTGCGCACCAAGGATCCGGCACAGGCGTGCTGGACCTGGCGCAGCTATCAGATCACCGACCTGCATGCGCGCCAGGAGATCGGCGCCGAAAAAGCTTTGCCGAGGCCGGTGCGCGACGCCTTCCTTGCCCCCAGCCAAGGCTGCCACATCGACTTCGAGGATGGCTGGCTCTATGGCGATCTGCCTGATCTCAGACACAACTTTTCGGAGGCGCGCGGGCTTGTCCATTTCCGCTTCGCCTTCAACGACACGGTGCTGATCGGCGCGCGCAAGCAGCCGCTGGAATCGGTCGATGCCATTCGCAAGGCGGTGGAGAATGGATCGCGGAAATTTCGCTCGCCGGCGGAACTGATCGAGGCGGTCACGGGCCAGTCGCTCGACGGCATGGCGGTCGAACTCGGCAAGCTGGGCGACACGCTCGACGGCATCGAGGACCGTGTCGTGCGCGATGCATGGCACAATGAACGACAAGCGCTGGTCGAGGCGCGCCGGCACTTGGTGGTGATCCATCGGCAGATGGCGACGATCACCAATCTGTTCCGGCATCTCGATCATTCGCATCGCAACGAGCTGCCTGACCCGATCAACGACATGGCGGTCAGGCTCTCGCAACGGGCGCATACGCTCTATCATGACGGCGAGCAGTTGCAGGCGCGCACAAGGCTGCTGCAGGACGAGCTGATGGCCAAGCTGACCATGCAGTCGAACCAGCTCCTCTATGTTCTCTCTGTCATGACGGCGGTGCTGTTGCCGATGACCATCATCTCGGGCCTGTTCGGCATGAATGTCGGCGGGCTGCCGCTGGTCGATACGCCATTTGGCTTCTGGGTGGTGACCGCTGTATCGGTGGCTATCGCGGCGGCTACCTATCTGTTCGTCAGGCGGCTGGGCCGCGGATTGTAGCGCCTGCCGGCGGCTTTCACGCCGTGGCGCGAAGATCCTCGATGACGGTGCCGGCGGCGGCGACTTCCGCTTCGTGATCGGCCTCGCGCCAGGTCTCGGCAAGACCGGCCGCATACCATTCGCGCATTGCCGGCAGGGCAAGCAACTGCGCCGGATAGGCTGCAGCCGCCCCCTCAAACGAGAGCCCGTAGGACTGCGCGCGAAACGCCACCGGGGCAAAGAAAGCGTCGACGGCGGAGAAATGAGCGCCGGCCAGAAACGGCCCTCCGAAATGGGCAAGGCCATCGTTCCAGAGGTCGCCGAGGCGAAAAAGATCCTGCTTCAGCGCGTCGGACATCGGGAATGGCGTTAGGCGCAGGCCGCAGCTCATCGGACAGGCGCCGCGCAGTGCGGTGAAGCTCGAATGCATCTCGGCGGCGGCCGAGCGCGCCCAGGCGCGCGCCTTGGCCTCGACAGGCCACACGCCATGATGGCGCTCGGCGAGATATTCGGCGATGGCCAGCGAATCCCAGACCGCCCAGCCCTCGTCGATCAGGCACGGCACCCGGCCGCTCGGCGAAAACGGCCGGTAAAGGCTCCAGCTCGATCCGGTCGGGAAAGGCGTCAGCCGCTCCTCGAATGGAATGTCCAATGTCCGCATAAGCACCCAGGGCCGCAGCGACCATGAGGAATAGTTCTTGTTGGCGATGTGCAGCAGGTACATCGAAACTCCTATCGGGCAGCAGCCCTGCGCGCTGTCGTCAACATTGACCAGGAATAGACCGCCAAGGCCGCCCAGATCAGCGCAAAGGCGATAGCCTGTGTGGTGCCGAAAGGCTCGTTGAAGATCAGAACGGCGATCAGGAACACCATGGTCGGCGCGATATACTGCATGATGCCGATGGTGGAGAGGCGCAACAGCTTGGCGCCGAAGGCGAACAGCAAGAGCGGTATCGATGTGACCGGACCGCAGCCGATCAGCAGCGCCGTATCGGCACCGCTGCTGGATACGATGTGATCCTGTCCGGTCGCGATCAGGTAGACGATGTAGCCAAGCGCCGGCACCGACAGCAGAAGGACTTCGAGCAGAAAGCCCTGGCTCGGTCCGATCGGCAGCGTCTTGCGGAAGAAGCCGTAGGCAGCGAAGGAAAAGGCCAACGCCAGCGACACCCAGGGCAACTTGCCGCCTTCGATGGTCAGCACGGCCACGGCGACGGCCGCCAGAACCACCGCCGCGATCTGCAGCCGGTCGAGCCGCTCGCCAAGCAGCAGCGCGCCGACGACGACGCTGACCAGCGGATTGATGTAGTAGCCGAGCGCGGTCTCGACGGTGCGGTCGACGGCGATCGCCCAGACATAGATGCCCCAGTTGACCGAGATCAGCGCCGCCGTCAGCGCCGCCATGGCGATGGTGCGCGGCGAACGCAGTGCCGCCTTGAAATCCGCCGTGCGGCCGGCCCAGACCAGAACGGCGGCGGCGATCGGCACCGACCAGACGATGCGATGGGCAATGACTTCGGCGAGCGGCAGATGGGCGACCGCCTTCATGTAGAAAGGCAGCAGCCCCCATAGCAGATAGGCGCCCAGTGCCAGCAGGAAGCCGCGACGGGCCTTGGAATCCGCGTCCAGTGTAATTGCTTCAGTGGCCATGGGCCAACGCTATGGCCCAGTCACCTTGGCAAAACCATCGCAAAGTTCTGATGGATCAATGGACTTTCGCTGATGGTTCAACCCTATTCGGCCGCCACCAGCCCGGCCATCTCGCGGTTCTTCATCAGCTTGTAGACGATGGAATCCATCAGCGCCTGGAACGAGGCGTCGATGATGTTTTCGGAAACGCCCACCGTCCACCAGCGCGCACCGGTGCCGTCATGCGATTCGATCAGGACGCGGGTAATCGCCTCTGTGCCGCCATTGAGGATACGCACCTTGAAGTCGGCCAGTTCCATGTCGGCAATCTCGCCCTGGAACTTGCCGAGGTCCTTGCGCAGCGCGATGTCGAGTGCGTTGACCGGGCCATGCCCCTCGGCAACCGACATCTTCTCCTCGCCGTCGACCACCACCTTAACGATCGCTTCGGAGACCGTCTTCAGCTGGCCGTTGGCGTCGAAGCGGCGCTCGACCATGCAGCGGAACGAGGTGACGTTGAAGAACTCCGGCAGTCCGTGCAGCATCTTGCGCGCCAGGAGTTCGAAGCTGGCATCGGCGCCTTCATAGGCGTAGCCCTCGGCCTCACGCTCCTTGACCACTGATATCAGCGCGTCGAGCCGGTGATCGTCCTTCGGCACGTCGATGCCGCGCCGCTTCAGCTCGGCGAGGAAATTGGCCTTGCCGCCCTGGTCCGAAACCATGACGCGGCGCCGGTTGCCGACCGTCTCCGGAGGCACATGCTCATAGGTCGCCGGCTCCTTGGCCAGTGCGGAGGCATGGATACCGGCCTTGGTGGCGAAGGCGGAAGCGCCGACATAGGGCGCCTGTGCCTCTGGCGCGCGGTTCAGGAGTTCGTCGAAGGCGCGCGACAGGCGCGAAATGCCGGTCAGCGCTTCAGTCGAAATGCCCGTTTCGAAACGATCCGCGAAGGCCGGCTTCAGCGCCAGGGTCGGCACGATCGAGATCAGGTTGGCGTTGCCGCAGCGCTCGCCGATGCCGTTGAGCGTGCCCTGGATCTGGCGCACGCCGGCCTCGACCGCGGCCAGCGAATTGGCGACCGCCTGCCCGGTGTCGTCATGGGCATGGATGCCGAGATGATTGCCTGAAATACCGGACGCAATAACCTTCTCGACGATGGCGCGGATTTCCGACGGCTGGGTGCCGCCATTGGTGTCGCACAGCACCACCCAGCGCGCGCCGACGTCGTAGGCGGTCCTGGCGCAGGCCAGCGCATAATCGGGATTGGCCTTGAAACCGTCGAAGAAATGCTCGCAGTCGACCAATGCCTCCTTGCCGGCAGCGATCGCTGCCTCGACGGAGGCCTTGATGGCGTCGAGGTTCTCCTCATTGGTGCAGCCGAGCGCGACGCGGACATGGTAGTCCCAGCTCTTGGCGACGAAGCAGATGGCGTCCGATTTCGATTGCACGAGCGATGCAAGGCCGGGATCGTTGGAAGCCGACACCCCTGCCCGCTTGGTCATGCCGAAGGCAACGAATTGGGCGCGCTCCGTGCGCTTCTCCTGGAAGAAGGCGGTGTCGGTCGGGTTGGCGCCGGGATAGCCGCCTTCGACATAGTCGAGGCCGAAAGCGTCGAGCAGTTTGGCGATGGCGATCTTGTCCTCGACGGAAAAGTCGATGCCCGGCGTCTGCTGGCCATCGCGCAATGTGGTGTCGAAGAGGTAGAGGCGTTGCTTTTTCATAGTCCCGTGGGCGCGTGAACACCCCCCTCTGGCCTGCCGGCCATCTCCCCCTCAAGGGGGGAGATCGGCAGTTCGAAGGCCCCGCCATCTCTTGCTACGCCAAATGTTTGCGAAAGCCGAAATGCAGGCCAATCTCCCCCTTGAGGGGGAGATGTCCGGCAGGACAGAGGGGGGCGAATGGCACTGTCATTTCTTCCCCGCAAACCGGTCGGTCGCCCTGATCAGCCGGTCCAAAATCCCCGGCTCCGAATAGGCATGGCCAGCACCCTCGATCAGGTGGAAATCCGCCTTTGGCCAGGCCTTGTGCAGCGCCCAGGCATAGCGCGCCGGGCACGGCATGTCGTAGCGGCCATGGACGATGGTGCCGGGAATGTCGCTCAGTCTGTGCGCGTCGCGCAGCAACTGCCCTTCCTCCAGCCAGCCGGCATGGACGAAATAGTGGTTCTCGATGCGGGCGAAGGCGACGGCATAGTCGTCCTGCCCAAACGGTCCGCTGGTCTCCGGCTCGGGCAACAGCGTGATCGTTTCGCCTTCCCACAGGCTCCAGGCGCGGGCCGCCTCGATCTGCGCCTTGCGATCCGTGCCGACCAGCCGCTTGCGGTAGGCGGCCATCATGTCGCCGCGCTCGGCCTCCGGGATCGGCGCCAGGAAGCGCTCCCATTTGTCCGGAAACATTTCCGAGACGCCGAACTGATAGTACCATTCGAGTTCCGCACGCGTCAGCGTGTAGATGCCGCGCACCACCAGTTCGCTGACGCGTTCGGGGTGCGTTTCGGCATAGGCGAGCGCCAGCGTCGACCCCCAGGAGCCGCCGAACACCAGCCATTGGTCGAAGCCGGCCATCTCGCGCAGCCGTTCGATGTCGGCGACCAGATGCCATGTCGTATTGGCG is part of the Mesorhizobium loti genome and encodes:
- a CDS encoding glutathione S-transferase family protein; amino-acid sequence: MYLLHIANKNYSSWSLRPWVLMRTLDIPFEERLTPFPTGSSWSLYRPFSPSGRVPCLIDEGWAVWDSLAIAEYLAERHHGVWPVEAKARAWARSAAAEMHSSFTALRGACPMSCGLRLTPFPMSDALKQDLFRLGDLWNDGLAHFGGPFLAGAHFSAVDAFFAPVAFRAQSYGLSFEGAAAAYPAQLLALPAMREWYAAGLAETWREADHEAEVAAAGTVIEDLRATA
- a CDS encoding transporter, which translates into the protein MDIALAPEGTDLSPYLPDEHGLFFIYHFTADGLRTKDPAQACWTWRSYQITDLHARQEIGAEKALPRPVRDAFLAPSQGCHIDFEDGWLYGDLPDLRHNFSEARGLVHFRFAFNDTVLIGARKQPLESVDAIRKAVENGSRKFRSPAELIEAVTGQSLDGMAVELGKLGDTLDGIEDRVVRDAWHNERQALVEARRHLVVIHRQMATITNLFRHLDHSHRNELPDPINDMAVRLSQRAHTLYHDGEQLQARTRLLQDELMAKLTMQSNQLLYVLSVMTAVLLPMTIISGLFGMNVGGLPLVDTPFGFWVVTAVSVAIAAATYLFVRRLGRGL
- the rarD gene encoding EamA family transporter RarD, whose product is MATEAITLDADSKARRGFLLALGAYLLWGLLPFYMKAVAHLPLAEVIAHRIVWSVPIAAAVLVWAGRTADFKAALRSPRTIAMAALTAALISVNWGIYVWAIAVDRTVETALGYYINPLVSVVVGALLLGERLDRLQIAAVVLAAVAVAVLTIEGGKLPWVSLALAFSFAAYGFFRKTLPIGPSQGFLLEVLLLSVPALGYIVYLIATGQDHIVSSSGADTALLIGCGPVTSIPLLLFAFGAKLLRLSTIGIMQYIAPTMVFLIAVLIFNEPFGTTQAIAFALIWAALAVYSWSMLTTARRAAAR
- the pip gene encoding prolyl aminopeptidase, with product MSSQLRTLYPEIEAFDSGMLDVGDGHQVYWERSGTKGAKPAVFLHGGPGGTISPKHRRLFDPKLYDVILFDQRGCGKSTPNASLDANTTWHLVADIERLREMAGFDQWLVFGGSWGSTLALAYAETHPERVSELVVRGIYTLTRAELEWYYQFGVSEMFPDKWERFLAPIPEAERGDMMAAYRKRLVGTDRKAQIEAARAWSLWEGETITLLPEPETSGPFGQDDYAVAFARIENHYFVHAGWLEEGQLLRDAHRLSDIPGTIVHGRYDMPCPARYAWALHKAWPKADFHLIEGAGHAYSEPGILDRLIRATDRFAGKK
- a CDS encoding citramalate synthase, translating into MKKQRLYLFDTTLRDGQQTPGIDFSVEDKIAIAKLLDAFGLDYVEGGYPGANPTDTAFFQEKRTERAQFVAFGMTKRAGVSASNDPGLASLVQSKSDAICFVAKSWDYHVRVALGCTNEENLDAIKASVEAAIAAGKEALVDCEHFFDGFKANPDYALACARTAYDVGARWVVLCDTNGGTQPSEIRAIVEKVIASGISGNHLGIHAHDDTGQAVANSLAAVEAGVRQIQGTLNGIGERCGNANLISIVPTLALKPAFADRFETGISTEALTGISRLSRAFDELLNRAPEAQAPYVGASAFATKAGIHASALAKEPATYEHVPPETVGNRRRVMVSDQGGKANFLAELKRRGIDVPKDDHRLDALISVVKEREAEGYAYEGADASFELLARKMLHGLPEFFNVTSFRCMVERRFDANGQLKTVSEAIVKVVVDGEEKMSVAEGHGPVNALDIALRKDLGKFQGEIADMELADFKVRILNGGTEAITRVLIESHDGTGARWWTVGVSENIIDASFQALMDSIVYKLMKNREMAGLVAAE